The following nucleotide sequence is from Cellvibrio sp. PSBB006.
GTGCGCTACGCGAATGTCTGTCCATGGTGTACGAGCAAACTGCTATTGCATTGAACCTGGTAGAGAAAAAATATGGCATTCGCGTGTCGGAGATTGCCGACAGATCATTGCTGTCTTCAGCCATGTTTGTGTTGGCTGTACGCGCCGATGTTAAGGATGATGTCATACGCTCCCGCCTACCGGCGCAAATCAAGATTGGTCCGGTTGAACGCATCAGACAACTGGTGAATGCCGCCATGCCTGGTATTGTGATCAAGCCTTTGCCCGTGGCCCCGCGACAAATTCCTTTCCGTTCCGGCTATACCTATTTTGAACTTGATCGTCACAGTGAGTTTTGGAAAGAGCTGCAACAGTCCGGTGGGTTTGCATTGCATTTGGGTGGCGACTTTCCCGGTATTGAGATGGAATTTTGGGCTATACGGCAATAATTTTTTACGTAGCGAACCTGATAGATAAGCGAATCTGATAGTAAGCGAACCTGACAAAGGGAGCGTGCAATGTCTCCGGACGATTCTGATAAAACCGTTTTCAAACAACCTGTGCCGGGGGGCGACCGCACGGTCATGCGTCCTACACCCGGAGGTCGGGCTGGTTCGCAAACCAGTGTCCCGCCAGCATCGAATATTCCTCAGCCCGGGCGAGCTTCTGTCGGCCCGAGTCCAACACGCGCACCAGCCATGGATGCCGGGGCCGCTTATTTTCGCACCGACCAAGGATTAAATCCGCTGGTTAATGCGGCCTCTACATTAATCGCTGTCTTCGAAAAAACCCGACAGTCTTTAAGCCATCCTGACGTTGGCGGGTTGCACCAACGTTTGGTGAATGAAATTAAAGCCTTTGAGGCGCGTATTCGTGATCAGGGTGTGCGCCAGGAAGTGATTCTCTCTGCACGGTACTTGATGTGCTCCGTACTTGATGAAGCGGTCCTGAATACACCATGGGGCAGCGAGAGTGCTTGGGGCCAGAGAACGCTTCTGAGTGTATTTCATGGAGAAACGTCCGGTGGTGAGAAATCATTTTTGATTCTTGATCGCATGCGTCAAACGCCGGCAGACAATCTCGATATTCTTGAGCTGTTTTATATCTGCCTGAGCTTGGGTTTTGAAGGCAAATACCGACTGATGAGCCGCGGGCGAGATGCACTGGACCAGATTCGTGAAGAGCTGTTTGCTATTATCCGACGCCATCGCGGTGAATACGAGCGGGCACTTTCGCCCCGCTGGATGGGACTGGGGAACATGCGTAACCCTTTGACTGAATATATTCCTATGTGGGTTGTTGTTGCGCTGGTACTGGTGATCCTGTTCTTCGGTTATTCGGGTTTCCGTTATTGGTTGTATGTTTCAGCAACACCGGTAACCGAAGAGCTAATCAATATTTCGACAGAAAACCAAACACCGTAATTTGCCCGCCATGTCAAGGCGTGGCTACAGGTTGGGGCCGCCACGGAGTATAAAAGAGATCAGGTTTCTATGAAAAAAATTGGACGTTTTTTTACCAATCCCATTGTTATATCGCTGTTCGGCTTGTTGCTGATATCGTTGTTGATATGGTTTGCCGGTCCATATATTAAATTTGGTGAAGCCAATACCGCTCCACTCGGCAGCGTGATTGCACGCCTGGTCACCATTATGGTGATCATTGTGTTGTGGGGGTTAAATAATCTGCGCATCCAGTTGCAAAATAATAAAAGCAATCAGTCGCTGGTTGAGGATCTGCAGCAGAATAATACGGACTCTCAGGCCAATATTGTTTCAGAACAAGCCACCGAAGAAATTCATCAGATCAACCAGCGCTTTACGCAGGCCCTTGCAACGCTTAAAAAGCTGAAGTTTAAAGGTAAGGGTAAAAATAAAGCGCTGTATGAGTTGCCCTGGTACATCATCGTTGGCCCACCGGGTTCCGGTAAAACCACCGCGCTGGTTAACTCCGGACTGGATTTTCCCTTGGCTGAACAATTCGGTAAAGGTTCGTTGCAGGGTGTTGGTGGAACGCGTAACTGTGATTGGTGGTTTACCAATGAAGCCGTATTGATCGATACCGCCGGGCGCTACACCACGCAGGACAGCCACCGTGTCGTTGACAGCTCTGCCTGGGAAGGCTTCCTGAATCTGCTCAAACGCAATCGCCGTCGCCGTCCCATCAACGGTGCTATCGTGGCAATCAGTTTGCATGATCTGCTCATTCAAACGGAAGAAGAACGCATCATGCATGCCAAGACAATTCGTATGCGTCTTGACGAGCTGATGGATAAACTGGAGATACGTTTCCCTATTTATCTGCTGTTTACCAAATCAGACCTGGTATCCGGTTTTAGCGAATTTTTTGAGGATCTGGGTAAAGAAGAACGCGATCAAGTCTGGGGCGTTTCGCTGCCCAATGCGCCTAAAGTGGCACAGAGCCCTGATTTTGATTTTCTTCATGAAGAACTGGGCAAACTTTCCAGCCGTTTATATGATCGTGTGTTGTGGCGGATGCATCAGGAGCGCGATGTAAAACGTTGTGCGGCCATTGAGGGTTTTCCACAACAAATGGAAAACCTGAATACCATCGTCGAATCCTTTGTTAAACAAACGTTCGTTCAAAACCGCTACCAATTCCAGCCCTATTTGCGCGGTGTCTATTTCTCCAGCGGCACCCAGGACGGCACACCGATTGATCGTCTCATGACATCTGTCGCCGCCAATTTTGGTTTTGCGCGCGACGTAGCGCAACTACCAACACAGCGTGGTAAAAGCTTCTTTATTTCACGCCTGTTCCGTGAAGTTATTTTTCCTGAGGCGGAACTGGTCGGTGTTAATACACGCTATGAGCGTATTATCCGCTGGTCTCAGCGGGCTGCGTATGTGGGCCTGGCAGCGCTGACGCTGATTGTTATTGTGGTGTGGAGTGGCAGCGTCACGCGTAACAAGATGTATATGTCTGAAGTAAACACCTACGTTGATGAATACAAAGAAGAAGAGAAGCGCCTGAGCCGGTGGAACAGTGATATTCGTACTGTGTTACCACCACTCAATGCACTGGCCAAAGCCAGCATTGTTTACAACCAGGAAAATCATCCCTGGTTGTCCGGCATGGGGCTGTACGATGGTCGCGTCGATGCAGAGGCGAATCGCAGTTACGAAGTCAAACTCAAGACATTATTTTTGCCCAAACTGCTGGAAACTCTGGAGACGGTGCTAAGGCAGGGAGATCCTGAGGGAGACTTATACAATACCTTCCGTATCTATGTGATGTTCAATAAACTCGAACACATGGAAAAGCCAATCATCAAAGAGTGGTTTGAGTCTTACTGGGATAAAGTTTTCCACGGTGAGGGGACCCGCAGGCAGGAATTGAAGGCTCACCTGAACGCCTTGCTTGAACAGGATTTACAACCGTCAAATTTAAATGAACAACTGGTTGCGCAGACACGCGCATCCTTGCTGCGCGTCCCCGTATCACAGCGAGTTTACAGTCGAATCAAATCGCACTCTGAATACAATCAACGTGTTGATATGCTGAATTTCTACGGTGAGTCAGTACGCACAGCTTTCAAGATGGATGAGCGCGCGCAATCTGCATTGTCTATCCCTGCGTTGTACACCATTCAGGGATATAAAAACGTCGATTTCTCTGTCGACTCTCCTGTTGTGTCAGACGTAATTAACGAGCGCTGGATTCTTGCTGATGACGATGACAAAAACGTTGATTTTGTCAATCAGGATCTGGATGAAATCAGCGAGCAGGTGAAAGAACATTACCTCGCGGATTACACCAAAATCTGGACCAATGTTTACGACAGCCTGCACGTAGCTAATTTCTCCAGCCTGCGTGAAGTTAATGATGTATTAACCAGCATGGTTGATCCTGTTTACTCGCCCTTGCTCTCTGTATTGCAGGTAGGTAAGACCAATACGCAATTGACACCGCCGTTGCTGGATAATCTGGCTGATAAAACAGCTGAGGGCACCAGAACTGATCGCGCTGTGGATTATCTGGCCAGCAAGGTAGAAGGAACGATAGTTGATAAACGTTTCCATGAATTGAACCTACTCTTGCAGGAATCATCTCGCGGTCCAGCACCTATCAATGCCACGATGCAACGCCTTGAACAGCTCAAAGAGTTTGTTCAGGAAATTACACTGGCTCCGGACCCAAATCAGAAGTCCTTTGAAGTTGCCAAGGCACGTTTCCAGAGTGGTGCGGCGAACCCCATCACCGCGTTACGGGCTTACGCAAAATCAACACCTGAACCAGTGCAGCGCTGGCTTACGTCATTGTCGGATGAAACCTGGCGGATTGTGTTGCAGTCTGCGCATCAATATGTAAATGCTGAATGGCGTGCACGGGTTTATAGTCCTTATTCCCAAGGATTGGCAGGTCGCTATCCACTGAATCGTTCGTCGAGTGATGAGTTGGCTTTGCTGGATTTCAGTGCGTTCTTTAAACCTCAGGGAACCATTGATCAGTTCGTTAAGGAATTCATGGAACCGTTTATTGAAACGCGTGGTAACTGGGCTAATCGCTCCGTCGATAACTACAGTATCGGATTCTCTTCGACGGCGATTAACCAGTTGCAACGCGCGGCAAGTATTCGCAACATTTTCTTCCGTCAAAATCCCGAGACACCCAGTATCAGTCTTGAACTGCGCCCTTATACGATGAGTCGGGATGAAGCACTGTTTACTCTGGATCTGGGTGACCAGCGCATTACCTACAATCATGGGCCGAAGTTCTGGAAGCCTGTTGTCTGGTCTGGCGACAATGATGCCCGCCGTATTCGTGTCATCTTTGAGGATCTTAACGGTTCAATCTATGATCGCGCCTACACCGGGCCTTGGGCGTGGTTCCGCCTGATGGACAATTCAGACATTAAGGCAACGACGCAATCCAACGTTTATTTAATTACCTTCAGTACGAGCAGTAGCGGCGGTGCCACTCCACGCAAGATTGTTTATGAAGGTAAGGCAACGAGCATTCATAATCCGTTCAAGAATGATTTGTTGGGTGCGTTCAGATGCCCGGAGTCCATTTAAGTGAACCAGATGAAACCCATCGGCCTGTTTGGCAAGTTGCCTGCTCACGGAGACTTTATCTACCGTGATTTGCCCAGCAACTTTATTAACACCTGGGATGCCTGGCTCCAGGGTTATGTAGGCAGTTCCCAGGAACAGATTGGTGAATCCTGGCTGGAGATCTATCTGACGAGCCCAATTTGGCGATTTGCCTTTTCAGAAGGTGTGATTGATCAATATGTCTGGGCCGGCATTATGCTGCCTAGTGTTGATCGGGTAGGGCGCTATTTTCCCTTTTCGATTGCAACGCGATTACCATCCGGCCTGAATCCGTTGGAATTGATCAATCAAAATCGCTGGTTTGAATCTGTCGAAGATGCTGCCTTGCAAGCACTCGAAGGCCAATTGCAAATTGACGACCTGGTGGAAGAAATCAATCGTCACCGCCTCGATCAAACCTGTATTTATACACCCGCTGCATCATCAACCAATAAATCAGGTTCCATCATCAAGATGGATTTCGAGGAACAGTCACCGCATTCCATGTATTCCTGGCTGCTCGACGCATCCTTGCGCGAAAGCTTATCGAGTTATAGCGTATGGTCTACCCAAGGCTCCCAACAACTCGAACCTTGCCTGTTTTACTCTCGGGGGCTTCCTCAGATGCGTGGCATTGCCGCTATGATGGATGGCCAGTGGGACTTTCGGGGTTGGCACGAACCCTACCGACTTAAACCCGTGCAGCAATAGCGCACGTGTGCCATTCTCAGCGGAAATAGTGAATGACAGATACAACTTTCAGACGTCCCATTGTATGGAAAAGCTGCGCCCGCACTGATGTGGGTGTTGTGCGTGAAGTCAATGAGGATGCCATCTTCGAAAAACCTGAGATCGGTCTTTGGGCCGTGGCGGATGGCATGGGTGGCCATCAGGTGGGTGATATAGCGAGCAGCAAAATAGTCACTGCATTGAGCGCCTTGACGGAACAGGAAAGCCTGAGTGCGTATGTTGATGCAGTCGAGGATTGCCTGATTGACGTTAATGAAAATATGTTGGAATACGCCCAGATCATGTTTGAAGAAGGCACCATGGGCAGCACCCTGGTTGCCCTGATTATCAAGGGCCGGATCGGCGTCTGTTTATGGGTCGGTGATTCGCGCCTGTATCGTTTTCGCAATCAACACCTGGTGCAAATTTCCCGCGATCACAGTCAGCTTGAAGAGATGATTGAGTTGGGTTTGATTTCTCGTGAGGATACTGAAAACCACCCGCAGCGCAACGTGATAACCCGGGCTGTAGGAGTAGAAATGCCCTTGTATGTTGACATCAATGTGTTTACCACTCAGGTCGGCGATACGTTTTTATTATGCAGTGACGGTCTTTATACGGCCGTCAGCGAAGACGATATTTATCAGGCGATGTTAGTGCGTGACGTCGAGCAAAGCGTCGATATGCTCGTCAATCAGGCTATTGCCAACGGCGCGCCAGATAACATCTCCGTCATTGTGGTACAAGGTAATCCCGGAAAGATTCCCTCGGCGGATGACACTCAAGGATAGAATGAAGGTAATGTGGTTAAATCAAGATGAATAATTCGGGCGATAACGACAAGACGCGCATCAAAGCGCCGGCGAATAATGCTAACGATAGTGAGGACAAAACTCGCTTTGCTCCGCCCAAAAAAAGTCAAGCTCAAGCGGAGGATGGCGGAGATAAAACGCAGATTAAAAAATCACCTGCGACCAGCGAAACGCCCGACAAAACCCGAATTAAATCAGCAGTGCCATCGGTTGGCGGCGAGGCAGATAAAACGCGTGTAATCCCTAAAAAAAATACCCCGCAAGCGGAAGACCGTCCCGATAAAACCCGTTTCATTCCACCCAAAAGACCAGCGCAGTCTGCAACACCTCCAAAGAAAGATCAGGATGTTACTCGCGTTGCGCCTGATATGTTGGCTGAAAACAACGAGCCAGCCAGCGATTACGGCATCATCAAGAACCGTTTTGTTTTTGAAGAGCTGCTTGGCGCTGGTGGTATGGGAGTGGTTTATAAAGCAAAGGATTTGTTGAAGGTTGAAGCGCAGGACCGCGATCCTTATGTGGCAATCAAAGTTTTAAGTGATGAGTTTAAGGCACACCCTGAAGCGTTTATTGCACTCCAGCGCGAATCGCGCAAAACGCAGCGAATCGCGCACCCCAATATCGTAAATGTGCACGATTTTGATCGCGATGGTGACACGGTCTTTATGACCATGGAATACCTGGACGGCAAACCGCTGGACAAACTGATTAGCCAGTACCGCTCCATTGGTTTACCGACAGAAGAAGTGCTGAAAATTCTGAATGGCATTTGCTCGGCACTTATTTATGCTCATGGCCAGAACATCATTCACTCTGACTTTAAGCCCGGCAACATCTTTGTTAACACCAAGGGTACGCCCAAGGTTTTTGATTTTGGTATTGCCCGTGCGGTCGCCAAAGCTGAACACCGTGAAGACAGCCATGACGATCGCACAGTCTTTGATGCGGGAAACTTGGGGGCATTGACACCGGCCTACGCCAGCCTGGAAATGCTAGAGGGCAAAACGCCGGATGTGCGCGACGACATTTATGCGTTGGGCTGCATTGCCTATGAGTTATTTACCGGAGAACATCCTTACAATCGCGTTCATGCTGACGAAGCAAAACGCCAAAAGCTCAAACCAAAACGTATTCCGGGCCTTACCAAGCATCAATGGCGAGCCATTGAACGAGCCCTGGCTTTTGATCGCGAAAACCGCACCGAATCCGTTGAGGCATTTTGGGAAGAATTTACGCGGAAAACGGGGCATATCGGTAAAATTATCTTTGCCATATTGGTACTGCTGGCGATTGCTGGCGCTGCCTATTATCAATTCAAGCCAGTCGAAGAGGAAGGCTTATCGGAAGACCAGGTGCGCAATCAAATAGAACAGCAGCTGCGTCTTGAAATGAAGATGCAATCCATCGCCGATCTTTATGCCGCTGCATCTTTCACCCCTGCGTGGGAGAAACAGTTGTGGGAGGAAATACAGGAGCTGCGCAAATTACTTGGGAAAGACGATACGTGGCTAGCCGAACAGGAAGCTAACATCTATCAGCTATACCTGAAAAATATTGACCAAGCATTAACGGATGGTACGCTTGAGAACGCGCAGCTATGGACCGTTAACGCAGCTCGTTATACCCATGATAAACAGGCGCTCACCGTCCTCGAACAGAGGATTGCCAAAGCCTTGGAAGATAAAAAACGCCTTGAAGCGGAACGGGAAAAACAACAGGCGTTATTGGCACAGGAGCAGCAACGCGCAGCTAAACAAGCGGAAGCTATCTCCGAGCGAAAGACAGCCTTCGATGTGGCACTTGAGAATGTCAACAAACAGTTAGCGTGTCGCAGCAATATTGACATGAAAGATTTTGATATTGCGATCACCAAATTGCGATCGCTTGACTCTGGCCGGTATGGTCGGGAGGAGCCGCGTATCACCCGGGCTCTTGCACAATGTATTGAGCGTATTGGTTCATCATTTCCTGAACGTGGCGAAGCAGCAAAGATACAAGCAATGCGATTATTCAGGGGGAACGCTACGATTGCAGGAATCAAAATAATTCCCAAAGACCCCTGTAGCGCCTCGCTGGCGGGTTTGGGTGCGCGCGGCATGGGAACCAGTTGCCGCGATCGGATGGCTGGCGTCAGTCATGCACCCGCAATGGTTGTTATTCCCGGTAAAGGGAGTATTAAAACTTTTGCTCTCGGTAAATACGAAATAATGGTCGATGAATTCAATGAA
It contains:
- the icmH gene encoding type IVB secretion system protein IcmH/DotU, with protein sequence MSPDDSDKTVFKQPVPGGDRTVMRPTPGGRAGSQTSVPPASNIPQPGRASVGPSPTRAPAMDAGAAYFRTDQGLNPLVNAASTLIAVFEKTRQSLSHPDVGGLHQRLVNEIKAFEARIRDQGVRQEVILSARYLMCSVLDEAVLNTPWGSESAWGQRTLLSVFHGETSGGEKSFLILDRMRQTPADNLDILELFYICLSLGFEGKYRLMSRGRDALDQIREELFAIIRRHRGEYERALSPRWMGLGNMRNPLTEYIPMWVVVALVLVILFFGYSGFRYWLYVSATPVTEELINISTENQTP
- the tssM gene encoding type VI secretion system membrane subunit TssM, with amino-acid sequence MKKIGRFFTNPIVISLFGLLLISLLIWFAGPYIKFGEANTAPLGSVIARLVTIMVIIVLWGLNNLRIQLQNNKSNQSLVEDLQQNNTDSQANIVSEQATEEIHQINQRFTQALATLKKLKFKGKGKNKALYELPWYIIVGPPGSGKTTALVNSGLDFPLAEQFGKGSLQGVGGTRNCDWWFTNEAVLIDTAGRYTTQDSHRVVDSSAWEGFLNLLKRNRRRRPINGAIVAISLHDLLIQTEEERIMHAKTIRMRLDELMDKLEIRFPIYLLFTKSDLVSGFSEFFEDLGKEERDQVWGVSLPNAPKVAQSPDFDFLHEELGKLSSRLYDRVLWRMHQERDVKRCAAIEGFPQQMENLNTIVESFVKQTFVQNRYQFQPYLRGVYFSSGTQDGTPIDRLMTSVAANFGFARDVAQLPTQRGKSFFISRLFREVIFPEAELVGVNTRYERIIRWSQRAAYVGLAALTLIVIVVWSGSVTRNKMYMSEVNTYVDEYKEEEKRLSRWNSDIRTVLPPLNALAKASIVYNQENHPWLSGMGLYDGRVDAEANRSYEVKLKTLFLPKLLETLETVLRQGDPEGDLYNTFRIYVMFNKLEHMEKPIIKEWFESYWDKVFHGEGTRRQELKAHLNALLEQDLQPSNLNEQLVAQTRASLLRVPVSQRVYSRIKSHSEYNQRVDMLNFYGESVRTAFKMDERAQSALSIPALYTIQGYKNVDFSVDSPVVSDVINERWILADDDDKNVDFVNQDLDEISEQVKEHYLADYTKIWTNVYDSLHVANFSSLREVNDVLTSMVDPVYSPLLSVLQVGKTNTQLTPPLLDNLADKTAEGTRTDRAVDYLASKVEGTIVDKRFHELNLLLQESSRGPAPINATMQRLEQLKEFVQEITLAPDPNQKSFEVAKARFQSGAANPITALRAYAKSTPEPVQRWLTSLSDETWRIVLQSAHQYVNAEWRARVYSPYSQGLAGRYPLNRSSSDELALLDFSAFFKPQGTIDQFVKEFMEPFIETRGNWANRSVDNYSIGFSSTAINQLQRAASIRNIFFRQNPETPSISLELRPYTMSRDEALFTLDLGDQRITYNHGPKFWKPVVWSGDNDARRIRVIFEDLNGSIYDRAYTGPWAWFRLMDNSDIKATTQSNVYLITFSTSSSGGATPRKIVYEGKATSIHNPFKNDLLGAFRCPESI
- the tagF gene encoding type VI secretion system-associated protein TagF, translated to MKPIGLFGKLPAHGDFIYRDLPSNFINTWDAWLQGYVGSSQEQIGESWLEIYLTSPIWRFAFSEGVIDQYVWAGIMLPSVDRVGRYFPFSIATRLPSGLNPLELINQNRWFESVEDAALQALEGQLQIDDLVEEINRHRLDQTCIYTPAASSTNKSGSIIKMDFEEQSPHSMYSWLLDASLRESLSSYSVWSTQGSQQLEPCLFYSRGLPQMRGIAAMMDGQWDFRGWHEPYRLKPVQQ
- a CDS encoding PP2C family serine/threonine-protein phosphatase; the encoded protein is MTDTTFRRPIVWKSCARTDVGVVREVNEDAIFEKPEIGLWAVADGMGGHQVGDIASSKIVTALSALTEQESLSAYVDAVEDCLIDVNENMLEYAQIMFEEGTMGSTLVALIIKGRIGVCLWVGDSRLYRFRNQHLVQISRDHSQLEEMIELGLISREDTENHPQRNVITRAVGVEMPLYVDINVFTTQVGDTFLLCSDGLYTAVSEDDIYQAMLVRDVEQSVDMLVNQAIANGAPDNISVIVVQGNPGKIPSADDTQG
- a CDS encoding bifunctional serine/threonine-protein kinase/formylglycine-generating enzyme family protein, with the translated sequence MNNSGDNDKTRIKAPANNANDSEDKTRFAPPKKSQAQAEDGGDKTQIKKSPATSETPDKTRIKSAVPSVGGEADKTRVIPKKNTPQAEDRPDKTRFIPPKRPAQSATPPKKDQDVTRVAPDMLAENNEPASDYGIIKNRFVFEELLGAGGMGVVYKAKDLLKVEAQDRDPYVAIKVLSDEFKAHPEAFIALQRESRKTQRIAHPNIVNVHDFDRDGDTVFMTMEYLDGKPLDKLISQYRSIGLPTEEVLKILNGICSALIYAHGQNIIHSDFKPGNIFVNTKGTPKVFDFGIARAVAKAEHREDSHDDRTVFDAGNLGALTPAYASLEMLEGKTPDVRDDIYALGCIAYELFTGEHPYNRVHADEAKRQKLKPKRIPGLTKHQWRAIERALAFDRENRTESVEAFWEEFTRKTGHIGKIIFAILVLLAIAGAAYYQFKPVEEEGLSEDQVRNQIEQQLRLEMKMQSIADLYAAASFTPAWEKQLWEEIQELRKLLGKDDTWLAEQEANIYQLYLKNIDQALTDGTLENAQLWTVNAARYTHDKQALTVLEQRIAKALEDKKRLEAEREKQQALLAQEQQRAAKQAEAISERKTAFDVALENVNKQLACRSNIDMKDFDIAITKLRSLDSGRYGREEPRITRALAQCIERIGSSFPERGEAAKIQAMRLFRGNATIAGIKIIPKDPCSASLAGLGARGMGTSCRDRMAGVSHAPAMVVIPGKGSIKTFALGKYEIMVDEFNEFCQATKNCPTITSTDDNLPATNLSLANVNAYIKWLSDKSGRRYRLPTLAEWQYAAKAGSGRADPNRNCKLNSRGIQKGNALIKATIGQQNTWGVVNYLGNAREWVNDRGAYLAVGGSFETAMEECDFNSSVLHDGRADAITGFRILREIDG